The sequence CCCTGGAGCGTGGCTATGCGGTGGCCCGGCTCGCCGACGGCACGATCGTACGCGACCCTGCCCAGGCCAGGCCGGGGGAGCCGCTGGAGGTGGTGGTGGCCCGCGGTACGATCCGCACGCGCGTGGAGACGACCGCCGGGTCGGACGAGGAGGTGCTGTGATGACCGAGCCAGAGGCAGCCGCTGATCTTGCCGCGCGGCCCTTCGACGAGCTCGTCGCCGAGCTGCAGCGCATCGTCCAGGCGCTGGAGGCCGGCAATCTGCCGCTCGAGGAGAGCATCGCCCGCTACCGCGAGGCGTTGCGCCTGCACGCCGCGGCCGAGCTCCGGCTGCGGGAAGCCGAGCTGACCATCAGCCAGCTTGGGCGAGGGATGGGCGCCGAGGCCAGCGACCAGGCGCCCACCACCGAGGGAGAGGGTTAGCGGCATATACTTTCGCGCGCCAACGCGTAGCGGAGAGCTCCTTGCCGATCCTCGACACACTGAACGACCCCGCACAGCTGCGCGGGCTGAGCCCCGCGCAGCTGGAGGCGCTTGCCGGCGAGCTCCGCGAGAAGATGATTCGGACGGTGCAGCACACCGGTGGCCACCTGGCCAGCTCGCTGGGGGCGGTCGAGGTCACCCTCGCCCTCCATCGGGTGATGAGCTCTCCCGGTGATCGGATCGTATGGGACACCGGACACCAGGCCTATGCCCACAAGTTGCTGACC is a genomic window of Chloroflexota bacterium containing:
- the xseB gene encoding exodeoxyribonuclease VII small subunit; protein product: MTEPEAAADLAARPFDELVAELQRIVQALEAGNLPLEESIARYREALRLHAAAELRLREAELTISQLGRGMGAEASDQAPTTEGEG